Genomic segment of Syngnathus acus chromosome 10, fSynAcu1.2, whole genome shotgun sequence:
GATATACCAGTTTCCAACTGAGGATGAGGCTGTGGCTGAAATCAACTCTTCCATGAATGTgcgtcactcactcactcactcactcactcactcactcactcactcactcactcactcactcactcactcactcactcactcactcactcactcactcactcactcactcactcactcactcactcactcatcaACAAGGCACAATGACTGCATGAATGCAACAGCAGTggttttcatcttcatttacaGACTCACCTGCCATTTGCTGTCGTTGGCAGCGTAGAAGACGTCAAAGTAGGCAATAAAATAGTCAAAGCAAGACTGTACCCTTGGGGATCTGTACAAGGTGAGTCCAAGTCACGCATCTCCAAGTGTTGAAAAGTCAGTCAAGATTTGAAATTTCTTTTGTATCTTTTTTGTCCCCTAGTGGAGAATGAGAATCATTGTGATTTTGTGAAACTGAGGGAGATGCTGCTGCGTGTCAACATGGAGGATCTTCGTGAGCAAACGCATACTCGCCACTACGAGCTCTACCGCCGTTGTAAGCTGGAGGAGATGGGCTTCAAGGACGCAGACCCCAACAGCCAGTCGTTCaggtgattattattattataagaaaattaaaaatcaaataaaaaaataacgtgACGATTATTTTTTCCCAAAGTCGCCTAGCCTTACTTTATAGTGACTTGTAACCCTCTAGTCAAGTTGACAATgagtataaaataaaatgaaaacaaatccatAATCTGCAGCCTGCAGGAGACATATGAAGCCAAGAGGAAGGAGTTTCTGAGAGAACTGCAACACCAGGAGGAAGGAATGAGGCAGATGTTTGTCAACAAAGTAAAAGAGACCGAAGCGGAgctgaaagaaaaggaaaaagaggTGACGCGTAGCACAAATAACACGTCAAGGAATATATGTccactgttgtttttgtacttGGTCTCCAGCTCCACGAGAGGTTTGAGCAGCTCAAACGGCTGCACcaggaagaaaagaagaacCTGGAGGAGAAACGGCGGGAGCTGGAGGAAGAGATGAATGCTTTCAACAGGAGGAGGGTTGCTGCAGAGACACTGATGGGCCAGGCTCTCCAGGGTGCCGCTCAGCCTCTCAAGAAGGACAAGGACAAGAAAAAGTAAGTCACCCTTTCGTTCATTTTTGGTGGTGACATttgctttgtaaaaaaaaagtggcaaaaaaacattcttatCACAAACCAGTTGAACAAGCCTTCACGTCATATGATTCAGAATTTGACTCATGTAATTGGTATGACAAATATTAGCTATGTATGACAAATAGTACGTCTTGCATAACAGTGACATTCTCTTCCGCTAGATGCCTCAAGGTACGATTCACCCGTATCCAAACAACATGTGCATGAAATTTTGTCAACTAAACAGGTCCAGATGAAAGGTTCTAGAATAATCACAATTTAACCCCTCGgaacaaattttaaaaaatccgagaccgtgttttgtttgacctTAGAGGTTCCGGTGCTTATGCTGAGTAAGCCAAATAAGGATACATGATGAAAGGACAGTATTCTCCGCAGTAGCGTATGCAGACGGGGTgtgattaattgattgattgattgattgaatatttattgatccccaggggtggggaaattcaggccccagcagtatccataccacagagtgggtatacaaaagacacacagatggcatgagcgcaactcaatgaGCTCTCaaaaggctgccacacaacagcGCCACagagaaagtcagaaagtgctcaagataaaagccatcaaagcaaaacaaagctaaaagacaaaggaaaaaaaaagtaacagcggccgaCCAGCACCCCccaatacaagagaacaccccaaacacacaaaatagcctccacggggtagTGACATCCTCCCAGGAGCCATGTATTGCTGAGATAGTGATCCAGGGACAGATTGAGAGCGACACTACGTGTCCAGACACAGTAGGCTGTGTCACAGTTTGACACAGCCCGATGCTTCTGTCTCTGCAGGCTGACCTGCCAGACGGTATCAGGCAGGGCCAATTGCGTTTGCATACGACTGGTCTCACTGCTGACACGGATGACCTCACTGTACCAAATTATTTTGCACAGGAGTACACACCATATGTCAGGAGCTAATTATGTGCACGGAATAGACACACCTGATGGTCAGGATGAAAACAGTCAACCCTTCTAGGATGTGAGGACATGAAAGACCTGAAAGACAGATCACATTGTCCCATCCCTTGTCACGCcatccttttgtgttttaaatcctgttttttttacctcccgccatattttgttgttgttgtatgtCTTGTCCCCTTTTCAGTTGATTTACAGAACAATCATCCAGGAAAACCATGAATGTGTCCGCCATCAGCGTCGGTCAAAGAGACCGTTGTGGTGTGTGAGCCTGAATATGAATGCGCCTGCTGTAATCCACTGTGTACTTAGCAATAATAACGCTAGCTTTGCTCGCTGCGTTGATGCTGACTCTGCGAgacacattaaaacaaatcaatggACTGTTTTCAATCATTGTAGCTGCTGTTATTTTAGTGCTCTCGCTATGGATGTGTGTTCACTATCTTTCACGTATTCATTTTATTAGTCTCATAATTGAGTCGGACAATACAGAATAGTGTTGTGAATCTAATTAGGAAGATTTTATTACGTGAAGAAAGATATACACTTCCTGGTCAATCATTAACTACAACTCAGTGAGATTCATTACGGTGTATATTGTTCCATTGCTAGGTTTTAGTGATGAACTCCATTTTCATGTCACGAAAACGCGGCATTTGAAcatgggtgtgtagacttttataTCCAATACAGGTGgaaatgtactgtaaatatatttgattgCATACAACTATAATGTAtgtattggatctcattagGATTTGTAAGAGTCCCTAATGTAATCTCTCATAACAAAGCCTGCAGACCTTTTTATTACAGAATGTGTCTAGCATTTTAGTGTATTAACAGGTGTGATGCTAAAAACAATTTgctaaattgcatttttggcTTCACTAACAACTAACAAATAACATGAAGTGGGTAGAATATATTGCTcatgttttgtcttttcttcccATAGCTTCTTTAGTCTTCCCTCTGCGTGCTCCTTAACCTCATCCAGGAATTTGAATTAGAAGATTTTCTAACTACGCTGACGTGATGTGACAGAGGGACAAGCAAGTGTATTATTTTTGACAGTTGAATGAGCACTTTGAAGAGAAATGCACTTCAATCGCTGGATGTGCGGTCTCTCCTCTGCTATGTGGCATGGAATTTGCATGACTATAACCATCTTCCTTTAAGTTTTAAATGTGCCCTTCCTTCATTTTTCATGTACTTTTCAGTCTTGACTGATTACACTGTGAAATAATTCACAATACTGTATATCCCATAAAGTGACATGAAATTGTTGGCGACAGTTActaacttatttttttaataatttaaattCTATATCATGCAGAGACTATAATGTGCTTTCATTAGCATAATCAGCACCTTGTCATACTAAAAGTTTACTGGAAATGTGTATGCTTATGtgaattaataaaacaacccTGCTATCAGTTCTGCATAGAAATATCACTATATTGAACTATTGCTTAACATTACAAGTATTTTTCAACCATGACTTGACACAAAGCAAGAACGCCATTATCAGTAAgtataaatagaaataaatccaAGCAAAAATGTGGATTTTATAACAGGCCACCATATATTGAGCTGTTTTATAAAATTACGTCTTATGATGTGGCCAGTGAATGTACATTTTACAGCGCTTGTGAAGTGTCAAGATTGAACatgaacgcacacacacaaacacaatgaaagacacacaaatgacTGATCTGTGTTGGCCATCTTATGTAATAAAGACTAACTTCATTGAATATGTACCTTGTTTGGCCCGTAATTTGACATCAAAATAAAGCGTGCCTGAAAAATATACGAGCTGAAACTGCTTCCAGACTGTTCCAGAAAGTTCCCACTATCATGTACTAtatgttgattaaaaaaaaaagtccatgtTGGAAAAAGTGTCAGTAGTCTTAGCCACGAGGTGTCATTTtgctgcattaaaaaaataataataataataataatttcagaGACGTCAGATAGaagtttaatttgtattttagaaTACTGCATGTAGGCTACACTGAAATGACCGTATGAAGAGCATCCACCTCTTCCATTCCCATCGTGCGATTGCTTCTCGTGCGGGGCTTACTTGCGAAAGACAAGAAAATTATCCAATAGAATTACAGAGTATTGTACGTCACCACGGATAGCCAATAAAAGCTCGCCATGTTAGAACATGGGCTTGGATTTAAGGGCTACTAAATGCCAATCTGTCCTTTTCCCCGTCGCCTTACTCCAAGGGTCGGGAGTGTGCATAGGCAGATACAAAAATTCTGCTTAAAACTTTCATAAGAGAAAGTTCATACTCAAAATTTTAGGGGTATTTCACACCTAATTCACCCGCTTTTACGCCTacggatttttcttttaaattgtacAACCAACGCAACTTGTGCCAAGGTAAGTAAGAGCAGACTCTTTTACGTTTAAGAAATTACATATTTTTAACACCAGAGTTCACAAGAGAGGATGACATCTTTTGAACGCCCTAAGTAGAAAGAATATAAAAGCTTTGGTTGGTCGTTTGTTGGATATTCACCGATAGTTAGCTTTAGCTGTGCCAGCTAACACTTGTACGTCTCCTTGCTTGGTTATTAATCACAACGTTGTGTCTCACTTCAGGTGTCAttatagtttttcttttttatgtaaCTAGTGTTATATGACCTTGATTTGTTGTTATTACCGGGCCTAGTGTTAGCGCTGTGGCTTAGCCTTGTATGAGCAGGGACATGCCCGGGCATGTTATCAACGGCCTTAACCCCTCACGCCCCCCACTTAACAAGACTGGGAAACGTTATACACGTCCACTGCGACCTTAACTTGATCAAATATAAATTGCTTGGAAGAAAGTTTATATTGCTGCTCCCTGTGACGTCGTTTGCGCCTCCCCCTTAGTCCGGTTGAGCCCAGTTTGACAGCTGCTGAGTTGCAAAAGGCCACCAGAATAACTTGACTGCAAAGTCGCGCCTGCAAGACACTCTGCACGTAAACAAGCTTGTTATCAGAAGCCCGAGCATTTATCTCTCTAGAACACTTGAACAGTTATTTCGAAATaaactcttcttttttttttaactataaagatagaaataaacattttttaatcgtTAATCAGATTAAGATTATGTTCTTAAAATAATCTGTTATATTGTCCCTAAATACATtctc
This window contains:
- the LOC119128496 gene encoding septin-8-A-like isoform X3 yields the protein MNTLFNTRFENEEASHYEKDVLLRPHTYDLQESNVNLKLTIVHTVGFGDQINKEESYKPIVEYIDTQFETYLEEELKIKRSLYNFRDTRIHICLYFIAPNGHSLKSLDLVTMKKLDSKVNVIPVIAKADTVSRSELDKLKIKIMSELVSNGVQIYQFPTEDEAVAEINSSMNTHLPFAVVGSVEDVKVGNKIVKARLYPWGSVQVENENHCDFVKLREMLLRVNMEDLREQTHTRHYELYRRCKLEEMGFKDADPNSQSFSLQETYEAKRKEFLRELQHQEEGMRQMFVNKVKETEAELKEKEKELHERFEQLKRLHQEEKKNLEEKRRELEEEMNAFNRRRVAAETLMGQALQGAAQPLKKDKDKKNFFSLPSACSLTSSRNLN
- the LOC119128496 gene encoding septin-8-A-like isoform X1, which gives rise to MAASEVDVFANEDKRTLELGGHVGFDSLPDQLVSKSVTQGFSFNILCIGETGIGKSTLMNTLFNTRFENEEASHYEKDVLLRPHTYDLQESNVNLKLTIVHTVGFGDQINKEESYKPIVEYIDTQFETYLEEELKIKRSLYNFRDTRIHICLYFIAPNGHSLKSLDLVTMKKLDSKVNVIPVIAKADTVSRSELDKLKIKIMSELVSNGVQIYQFPTEDEAVAEINSSMNTHLPFAVVGSVEDVKVGNKIVKARLYPWGSVQVENENHCDFVKLREMLLRVNMEDLREQTHTRHYELYRRCKLEEMGFKDADPNSQSFSLQETYEAKRKEFLRELQHQEEGMRQMFVNKVKETEAELKEKEKELHERFEQLKRLHQEEKKNLEEKRRELEEEMNAFNRRRVAAETLMGQALQGAAQPLKKDKDKKNFFSLPSACSLTSSRNLN
- the LOC119128496 gene encoding septin-8-A-like isoform X2, which encodes MAASEVDVFANEDKRTLELGGHVGFDSLPDQLVSKSVTQGFSFNILCIGETGIGKSTLMNTLFNTRFENEEASHYEKDVLLRPHTYDLQESNVNLKLTIVHTVGFGDQINKEESYKPIVEYIDTQFETYLEEELKIKRSLYNFRDTRIHICLYFIAPNGHSLKSLDLVTMKKLDSKVNVIPVIAKADTVSRSELDKLKIKIMSELVSNGVQIYQFPTEDEAVAEINSSMNTHLPFAVVGSVEDVKVGNKIVKARLYPWGSVQVENENHCDFVKLREMLLRVNMEDLREQTHTRHYELYRRCKLEEMGFKDADPNSQSFSLQETYEAKRKEFLRELQHQEEGMRQMFVNKVKETEAELKEKEKELHERFEQLKRLHQEEKKNLEEKRRELEEEMNAFNRRRVAAETLMGQALQGAAQPLKKDKDKKN